In Mangifera indica cultivar Alphonso unplaced genomic scaffold, CATAS_Mindica_2.1 Un_0063, whole genome shotgun sequence, the following proteins share a genomic window:
- the LOC123207158 gene encoding protein HGH1 homolog, whose amino-acid sequence MASEMEELLDFLSSPSSTLKKAAVDIVRGLTGSEDGLQSLSQYAKIALPALSRLLSENKEVSEPAAEALVNLSQNSQLAAKMVQMGMIKTIMDFLHKPDLSITRLLVMLLVNLTQLDDGITSLLQTDDDRLQGLYLMKLVRSFCRSPTETTDDQFEHVGSILINISKKEAGRKILLDQKRGLLKQIIRQFDSTSSLRKTGVSGTIRNCCFEAEHQLQNLLLISEFLWPALLLPVAGNKIFSEQDISKMPLELGSALRIEREPVDDPEIRVQALESIYLLTLQDAGRRAFWSVNGPRILQVGYENEEDPKVMEAYELVGSLLVHGGATEEPSTETPK is encoded by the exons ATGGCCAGCGAAATGGAAGAGTTGCTGGACTTTCTATCTTCTCCATCTTCTACA TTGAAGAAGGCAGCTGTTGATATTGTTCGGGGATTAACCGGCTCTGAGGATGGCCTGCAATCCCTTTCCCAGTATGCCAAGATAGCATTGCCAGCCTTGTCTCGGCTTTTGAGTGAAAATAAG GAAGTTTCAGAACCAGCGGCTGAAGCACTTGTAAATCTATCCCAGAATTCTCAATTAGCTGCAAAAATGGTTCAAATGGGTATGATTAAAACAATCATGGATTTTTTACATAAACCAGACTTAAGTATTACACGATTGCTGGTTATGCTTTTAGTTAATCTCACACAGTTGGATGATggcatcacttccttgcttcag ACTGACGATGACCGTTTGCAAGGATTGTATCTTATGAAGCTTGTAAGATCTTTCTGTAGATCTCCCACTGAAACTACTG ATGATCAATTTGAACATGTTGGTTCCATACTGATTAATATTTCAAAGAAAGAAGCAGGAAGGAAGATTTTGTTGGACCAAAAACGAGGACTGTTGAAGCAGATTATTAGACAATTTGATTCAACTAGTTCATTGCGGAAGACAGGG GTTTCCGGAACCATTCGGAATTGTTGTTTTGAAGCTGAGCATCAATTGCAGAATCTGCTTCTGATTTCTGAATTTCTTTGGCCAGCTCTACTACTTCCAGTTGCTGGCAACAAA ATATTTAGCGAACAGGACATATCAAAGATGCCACTTGAGCTTGGAAGTGCTCTCAGGATTGAGCGTGAACCAGTTGATGATCCTGAAATTCGTGTTCAAGCACTGGAGTCTATTTACCTACTTACATTGCAG gATGCAGGTCGGAGAGCGTTTTGGTCTGTAAATGGACCAAGAATATTACAAGTTGGGTATGAGAATGAGGAAGATCCAAAAGTTATGGAAGCATATGAACTAGTTGGCTCCTTG CTAGTCCACGGCGGTGCAACAGAAGAACCATCAACGGAGACACCAAAGTAG